Proteins encoded in a region of the Clostridium butyricum genome:
- a CDS encoding M20 metallopeptidase family protein has product MDNFMNEAKKLKDELIEYRRTIHKNPEVGSTLPKTKEYIIGKLKEFGYEPKEICESGIVAVIEGKKPGKTFLLRADMDALPMSEASECDFKSTNGCMHSCGHDMHSAMLLGAAKLLKQNQDQIEGSVKLVFQPDEEGFTGAKKMIKAGVLKNPNVDAAMAMHVHSGTPSNVVLYGLGTSIAGCNRFRIIVKARGCHGAMPETGVDPINIAAHIYISLQEIISREIPATKPAVLTIGKFAGGDAPNIIPDEVVMEGTIRSLDKELGEFIFNRMNDIVTSTAKMFRGEAQLIELSSAPPLENDTKLANELGSYVKELIGEKCVISFEGGGMGSEDFASYTYEVPSVYFMLGAGTKKENSLYGEPMHNSKVVFNEDILVTGAAMHAYCAIQWLHNN; this is encoded by the coding sequence ATGGATAATTTCATGAATGAAGCAAAAAAATTGAAAGACGAACTTATAGAATATAGAAGAACAATTCATAAAAATCCAGAGGTTGGTTCAACTTTACCAAAAACTAAAGAGTACATAATAGGAAAATTAAAAGAGTTTGGTTATGAACCTAAAGAAATATGCGAAAGTGGTATTGTAGCAGTCATAGAGGGAAAGAAGCCAGGAAAAACTTTCTTGTTGAGAGCTGATATGGATGCACTTCCTATGTCAGAAGCTAGTGAATGTGACTTTAAATCAACAAATGGATGCATGCATTCCTGTGGTCATGATATGCATTCTGCAATGCTTTTAGGAGCCGCTAAATTATTAAAACAAAATCAAGATCAGATTGAAGGTAGTGTAAAACTTGTATTTCAGCCAGATGAAGAAGGATTTACAGGTGCTAAAAAGATGATAAAAGCAGGAGTGCTTAAAAATCCCAATGTGGATGCAGCTATGGCGATGCATGTTCACTCTGGAACACCATCAAATGTTGTGTTATATGGACTTGGAACTAGTATAGCAGGATGCAATAGATTTAGAATTATTGTTAAAGCAAGAGGATGTCATGGAGCTATGCCAGAGACTGGAGTTGATCCTATTAATATTGCAGCTCATATATATATATCTTTACAAGAAATTATAAGCAGAGAAATTCCAGCAACTAAACCAGCTGTATTAACAATTGGTAAATTTGCAGGTGGAGATGCACCTAATATAATACCTGATGAAGTGGTTATGGAAGGAACTATAAGAAGTTTAGATAAAGAATTAGGAGAATTCATATTTAATAGAATGAATGATATAGTAACTTCAACAGCAAAAATGTTTAGAGGGGAAGCACAGTTAATAGAATTATCTTCTGCACCACCACTAGAAAATGATACTAAGTTAGCAAATGAACTTGGTTCATATGTAAAAGAATTAATTGGAGAAAAATGTGTAATCTCTTTTGAAGGAGGCGGAATGGGTTCAGAAGATTTTGCGTCTTATACTTATGAAGTACCAAGTGTATATTTTATGCTTGGAGCAGGTACAAAAAAAGAGAATTCTCTTTATGGAGAACCAATGCATAATTCTAAAGTTGTTTTTAATGAAGATATACTAGTTACAGGTGCTGCTATGCATGCGTATTGCGCAATACAATGGCTACACAATAATTAA
- a CDS encoding glutamine synthetase III — translation MSNVNEIFGTSVFNDAVMKERLPKATYKALKKTIEEGTSLKPDVADVVASAMKDWAVEKGATHFTHWFQPMTGITAEKHDAFINPTADGKVILEFSGKELIKGEPDASSFPSGGLRATFEARGYTAWDCTSPAFIKDGSLCIPTAFCSYNGEALDKKTPLLRSMEVLNKQAMRVLRALGNTTSKKVITTVGPEQEYFLIDKKMYDARKDIILTGRTLFGAKPSKGQELEDHYFGVIKPRISAYMKDLDEELWKLGISAKTKHNEVAPGQHELAPIFSTTNIATDNNQLTMEVMKKVADKHGLYCLLHEKPFAGVNGSGKHNNWSMSTDDGMNLLEPGTSPHENKQFLLFLCAVIKAVDEYPDLLRVSAANAGNDHRLGANEAPPAIISIFLGDQLEDVLEQIEKGPATSSKSSSELTIGVNTLPNLPKDATDRNRTSPFAFTGNKFEFRMVPSSASIGCCNYVLNTIVAETLDEVAGRLEKASNVDAEIQAILTEIAKDHKRVIFNGNGYSDEWVEEAARRGLPNIKSTVEASKAMISEKNLAVLEKYGVLSRKEAEARYEIVLENYNKIINIEALTTLEIAKRQILPAAMKYASSLAESINAIKATGVQASVLVQSELLTKVSDLTVKLNENIGLLEAVVEKADNFDGDIYDLGMMYRYEVFEEMQNLRECADKLEVVVDKEFWPLPTYEDMLFNV, via the coding sequence ATGAGTAATGTTAATGAAATTTTTGGGACAAGTGTATTTAATGACGCGGTAATGAAGGAACGTCTTCCAAAGGCTACATATAAAGCTTTAAAAAAGACAATTGAGGAAGGTACATCACTAAAGCCAGATGTAGCAGATGTTGTTGCATCAGCTATGAAGGACTGGGCAGTTGAAAAAGGAGCTACTCACTTTACTCACTGGTTCCAACCAATGACTGGAATAACAGCAGAAAAGCATGATGCTTTCATAAATCCAACTGCTGACGGTAAAGTAATTCTTGAATTTTCAGGAAAAGAATTAATTAAAGGTGAACCAGATGCATCTTCTTTCCCATCAGGAGGACTAAGAGCAACTTTTGAAGCTAGAGGATATACTGCATGGGATTGTACATCACCAGCATTTATAAAAGATGGTTCTTTATGTATACCAACAGCTTTCTGTTCATACAATGGTGAAGCATTAGATAAGAAAACTCCATTATTACGTTCAATGGAAGTTTTAAATAAACAAGCTATGCGTGTTTTAAGAGCTTTAGGAAACACTACATCTAAGAAAGTTATTACAACTGTAGGACCAGAACAAGAATATTTCTTAATCGATAAGAAAATGTATGATGCTCGTAAGGATATCATTTTAACAGGAAGAACATTATTTGGAGCAAAACCTTCAAAGGGACAAGAACTTGAAGATCATTACTTTGGAGTAATTAAACCAAGAATTTCTGCATACATGAAAGATCTTGATGAAGAACTTTGGAAGCTTGGAATATCAGCTAAAACAAAGCATAACGAAGTTGCACCAGGTCAACATGAGTTAGCTCCAATATTCAGCACAACAAACATTGCAACAGATAATAATCAGTTAACAATGGAAGTTATGAAGAAAGTTGCAGATAAACATGGATTATACTGTTTACTTCATGAAAAGCCATTTGCAGGAGTTAATGGTTCAGGTAAGCACAATAACTGGTCAATGAGTACAGACGATGGAATGAACTTACTTGAACCAGGAACATCACCACATGAAAATAAACAATTCCTTTTATTCTTATGTGCAGTAATAAAAGCAGTTGATGAATATCCAGATTTATTAAGAGTATCTGCTGCAAATGCAGGAAATGATCACAGACTTGGAGCAAATGAAGCACCACCAGCTATCATTTCTATATTCCTTGGAGACCAATTAGAAGACGTATTAGAACAAATAGAAAAAGGACCAGCTACAAGTTCTAAATCTTCAAGTGAATTAACTATTGGTGTTAATACATTACCAAACCTTCCAAAGGATGCAACAGACAGAAACAGAACATCTCCATTTGCATTCACTGGAAATAAATTCGAATTCAGAATGGTGCCATCATCAGCTTCAATTGGTTGCTGTAACTATGTATTAAACACAATCGTTGCAGAGACTTTAGATGAAGTTGCAGGAAGACTTGAAAAAGCTTCTAATGTAGATGCAGAAATTCAAGCAATATTAACTGAAATTGCTAAAGATCATAAGAGAGTAATATTTAACGGAAACGGATACTCAGACGAATGGGTTGAAGAAGCAGCAAGAAGAGGACTTCCAAATATTAAGTCAACAGTAGAAGCTTCTAAAGCTATGATTTCAGAAAAGAATTTAGCTGTTTTAGAAAAGTATGGAGTTTTAAGCAGAAAAGAAGCAGAAGCTCGTTATGAAATTGTTCTTGAAAACTATAACAAGATTATAAATATAGAAGCATTAACTACTCTTGAAATTGCTAAACGTCAAATTTTACCAGCAGCGATGAAATATGCTTCAAGCCTTGCAGAATCTATTAATGCAATAAAGGCTACAGGAGTACAAGCTTCTGTGTTAGTTCAATCAGAATTATTAACTAAGGTTTCTGATTTAACAGTAAAATTAAATGAAAACATCGGACTTCTTGAAGCAGTAGTTGAAAAAGCAGATAACTTTGATGGTGATATCTATGATTTAGGAATGATGTATAGATATGAAGTATTTGAAGAAATGCAAAACTTAAGAGAATGTGCAGATAAACTTGAAGTAGTAGTGGACAAGGAATTCTGGCCATTACCAACATACGAAGATATGTTATTCAATGTTTAA